In one Desulfurobacteriaceae bacterium genomic region, the following are encoded:
- a CDS encoding sigma-70 family RNA polymerase sigma factor, translating into MPHYKKEEIRVEDYIPLVRKIASSIYKRLPDYAGVEFEDLVGVGYVGLMEAKHHFDEEKNASFGTYASIIIRGRILDYLRSLDVRTKEEKKEEINRRKTISIEEFLSDSVKEDRLSFLGTEDNNILERIEKEELVNLVAEAIDSVLNDNEKLVLSLFFKEGLKQREIADIMELTPARITQIKKTALRKVREHLKRHGI; encoded by the coding sequence ATGCCTCACTATAAGAAAGAGGAAATAAGGGTAGAGGATTACATTCCCTTAGTGAGAAAGATAGCTTCTTCTATATATAAACGTCTACCGGATTATGCAGGGGTTGAATTTGAAGACCTTGTAGGAGTAGGTTATGTAGGTTTAATGGAAGCTAAGCACCATTTTGATGAAGAAAAAAATGCAAGTTTCGGAACTTACGCTTCAATAATAATAAGGGGTAGAATTCTAGATTATCTTCGCAGTCTTGATGTACGAACAAAAGAAGAAAAAAAAGAGGAAATAAACAGGAGAAAGACCATCAGCATAGAAGAGTTTTTAAGTGATTCTGTTAAAGAAGACCGTCTGAGCTTTTTGGGAACTGAAGATAACAACATTCTTGAAAGGATAGAAAAGGAAGAACTTGTAAACTTAGTAGCTGAAGCAATAGATTCTGTGCTGAATGATAATGAGAAACTGGTTCTTTCTCTTTTTTTCAAGGAAGGATTGAAACAAAGAGAGATAGCAGATATAATGGAGTTAACTCCGGCAAGGATTACCCAAATAAAGAAAACAGCTTTGAGAAAAGTAAGGGAGCACCTAAAAAGACATGGAATATAG